From Drosophila virilis strain 15010-1051.87 chromosome X, Dvir_AGI_RSII-ME, whole genome shotgun sequence, the proteins below share one genomic window:
- the Ucp4A gene encoding mitochondrial uncoupling protein 4, translated as MPAPQVIAAAAAAITTASVPSSDASANAATNATAANSSSSSSSSSGSSSSAVNSGRHQLRPVKYDYADSFACTYIVSVVAASIAELVTYPLDLTKTRLQIQGEAASVATIASSSISSSSAKANMQYRGMVATAFGIVREEGAIKLWQGVTPALYRHVVYSGVRICSYDLMRKEFTKNGSQALPVWKSALCGVTAGAVAQWLASPADLVKVQIQMEGRRRLMGEAPRVHSAGHAFRMIVQRGGIKGLWKGSIPNVQRAALVNLGDLTTYDTIKHLIMRRLQMPDCHTVHVLASICAGFVAAIMGTPADVVKTRIMNQPTDELGRGLLYRGSLDCLRQTVAKEGFVALYKGFLPCWIRMAPWSLTFWLSFEQIRKMIGASSY; from the exons ATGCCTGCGCCCCAGGTAatcgcagccgctgccgcggCCATAACCACGGCAAGTGTGCCCAGCTCCGATGCCAGCGCCAACGCAGCGACCAATGCAACAgcggccaacagcagcagcagcagcagcagcagcagcggcagcagtagCAGCGCTGTGAATAGCGGACGCCATCAGCTGCGACCAGTTAAATATGATTATGCGGATTCATTTGCCTGCACCTATATCGTTTCGGTTGTGGCCGCCTCCATAGCCGAGCTGGTCACATATCCGCTGGATCTCACAAAGACCCGTTTGCAAATCCAAGGCGAGGCGGCCAGTGTGGCCACaattgccagcagcagcatcagcagcagcagcgccaaggCAAAT ATGCAATATCGCGGCATGGTCGCCACCGCCTTTGGCATTGTACGCGAGGAGGGCGCCATCAAATTGTGGCAGGGCGTGACGCCGGCGCTCTACAGACACGTCGTCTATAG CGGCGTGCGCATCTGTAGCTATGATCTGATGCGCAAGGAGTTCACCAAGAACGGCAGCCAGGCGCTGCCCGTATGGAAATCGGCGCTATGCGGTGTTACCGCCGGTGCCGTTGCCCAATGGCTGGCCTCGCCCGCGGATCTGGTTAAGGTGCAAATACAAATGGAGGGACGGCGCCGTCTGATGGGCGAGGCGCCGCGTGTGCACAGTGCGGGGCATGCATTCCGCATGATTGTGCAGCGCGGCGGCATCAAGGGCCTCTGGAAGGGCAGCATACCGAATGTACAGCGTGCGGCGCTGGTCAATTTGGGTGATCTAACCACATATGATACCATCAAGCATCTGATTATGCGTCGCCTGCAAATGCCCGATTGCCACACGGTGCATGTTCTGGCCTCCATATGCGCTGGATTCGTGGCGGCCATCATGGGCACACCGGCGGATGTGGTCAAGACGCGCATCATGAATCAGCCCACCGACGAGCTGGGCCG AGGTTTGCTCTATCGCGGCTCCTTGGATTGTTTGCGCCAGACTGTGGCCAAGGAGGGTTTCGTTGCGCTCTACAAGGGTTTTCTGCCCTGTTGGATACGCATGGCGCCCTGGTCGCTCACCTTTTGGCTATCGTTTGAACAAATACGCAAAATGATTGGCGCCTCCAGTTACTGA
- the LOC26531317 gene encoding inositol polyphosphate 5-phosphatase K — protein sequence MSKTEAGATAAPKAESNVRQQLETYRVYVVTWNVGSRFPDNITLRQLLGLPEDDSGDAAGELPDIYAIGLQEVNAQPQHQVLGLFKEDPWTHKAKHHLRKYNYVAVKTEQMQGLLLTMFVRRPHVEHLKDMEAEFTRTGFGGIWGNKGAVSVRFTLYGCGLAFVVSHLAAHDHQLDERIEDYKQIIENHHYHVKRYREIYDHDYVFWFGDLNFRLEGSDSATEVRDALSDEQKHKELLQRDQLYQVREQTQQAFQVLHERLPAFPPTFKFKEGTSEYDMKRRPAWTDRIMYAVQPLNRQPGMPLSIEQCSYKSHPAYNISDHKPVTSDFTIKLYPNYRAPGVSFSPLSTWRIGDENTVEYRKQPEFEEGPNDWIAIYGIDYASLAYYVAYEYVNQAESPNSSDSNQERDYFETPAPAPHRHSRHHHHRNRQRLRRQQEANEELVRLDFADDVELRHGEQYLLIYFRSTGLRGVTSISGISDPFVAEKRSGSPHRTEYHVD from the coding sequence ATGAGTAAGACGGAAGCTGGCGCAACGGCCGCACCCAAAGCCGAATCGAATGTGCGCCAACAACTGGAAACGTATCGGGTCTATGTGGTCACCTGGAATGTGGGCAGTCGGTTTCCGGACAACATCACACTGCGTCAGCTGCTGGGCTTGCCCGAAGATGACAGTGGGGATGCGGCTGGCGAACTGCCCGATATCTATGCAATTGGACTGCAGGAGGTGAACGCACAGCCGCAGCATCAGGTGCTGGGCCTGTTCAAGGAGGATCCATGGACGCACAAGGCCAAGCACCATTTGCGCAAGTACAACTATGTGGCCGTCAAAACCGAGCAAATGCAGGGCCTGTTGCTGACGATGTTTGTCCGTCGACCGCATGTGGAGCATCTTAAGGACATGGAGGCGGAATTCACGCGCACCGGTTTCGGTGGCATTTGGGGCAACAAGGGTGCGGTCAGTGTGCGTTTCACGCTATACGGCTGCGGGCTGGCGTTTGTTGTCTCCCATTTGGCCGCCCACGATCATCAGCTGGACGAGCGCATCGAGGATTACAAGCAAATAATCGAGAATCATCATTACCATGTGAAGCGCTATCGCGAGATCTACGATCATGACTATGTATTCTGGTTTGGTGATCTCAACTTTCGGCTGGAGGGTAGCGACAGCGCAACGGAGGTGCGCGACGCACTGAGCGATGAGCAGAagcacaaggagctgctgcagcgcgaTCAGCTGTACCAGGTGCGTGAGCAGACGCAGCAGGCATTTCAGGTGCTGCACGAGCGCTTGCCCGCCTTTCCGCCGACGTTTAAGTTCAAGGAGGGCACCTCCGAATACGACATGAAGCGGCGACCTGCCTGGACGGATCGCATCATGTACGCAGTGCAGCCGCTCAATCGCCAGCCCGGCATGCCGCTATCCATTGAGCAGTGCTCCTATAAATCGCATCCCGCCTACAACATTAGCGACCACAAGCCGGTTACCAGCGATTTTACGATCAAGCTTTATCCCAATTATCGTGCGCCGGGCGTCAGCTTTAGCCCGCTGTCCACTTGGCGCATTGGCGATGAGAATACCGTGGAGTATCGCAAACAGCCGGAGTTTGAGGAAGGACCCAACGATTGGATTGCCATCTATGGCATTGACTATGCCAGTCTGGCGTACTATGTGGCCTATGAGTATGTGAATCAGGCCGAATCGCCCAACTCATCCGACTCAAACCAGGAGCGCGATTACTTTGAGACGCCTGCACCGGCGCCACATCGTCACAGTcgacatcatcatcatcgcaATCGGCAGCGATTGCGTCGTCAGCAGGAGGCCAACGAGGAGCTGGTGCGTCTCGATTTTGCCGACGATGTCGAGCTGCGCCATGGCGAACAATATTTGCTCATCTATTTCCGCAGCACTGGCCTGCGCGGTGTCACCAGCATCTCGGGCATTTCCGATCCTTTTGTGGCCGAGAAGCGCAGCGGCTCGCCGCATCGCACCGAATACCATGTCGACTAG